The Cellulomonas wangleii genome includes a region encoding these proteins:
- a CDS encoding DUF4191 domain-containing protein → MARERSRSPQSPPESTAKGSGKVKKTRWYHQLWQAYQITRQTDPAVTWIMLGVLVGIIAVGVLVGQLIGQPVYVLVLSIPFAVLGAMFVLARRAETAAYSRIEGQPGASLAALGTLRRGWTFTQEPVAADPRTQDLVFRGVGKPGVVLVGEGPPHRIGKLLEAERKRTARVVSGAPIHLIQVGDGDGQVPLRKLPRTVTKLKGQLTKDEVAVVLRRVTSLGGARLPVPKGIDPMRARPDRKGMRGR, encoded by the coding sequence ATGGCACGCGAGCGCTCCAGGTCCCCGCAGAGCCCCCCCGAGAGCACGGCGAAGGGCAGCGGGAAGGTCAAGAAGACCCGCTGGTACCACCAGCTCTGGCAGGCGTACCAGATCACGCGCCAGACGGACCCTGCCGTGACGTGGATCATGCTCGGCGTCCTCGTCGGGATCATCGCCGTCGGCGTCCTGGTCGGCCAGCTCATCGGCCAGCCGGTGTACGTGCTGGTCCTCAGCATCCCGTTCGCCGTCCTGGGCGCCATGTTCGTCCTCGCGCGGCGCGCCGAGACCGCCGCCTACAGCCGCATCGAGGGCCAGCCGGGGGCGTCGCTCGCCGCGCTGGGCACGCTGCGGCGCGGCTGGACCTTCACGCAGGAGCCCGTGGCGGCCGACCCCCGCACGCAGGACCTCGTGTTCCGCGGCGTCGGCAAGCCGGGCGTGGTGCTCGTCGGCGAGGGTCCCCCGCACCGCATCGGCAAGCTGCTCGAGGCGGAGCGCAAGCGCACGGCGCGCGTCGTGTCGGGTGCCCCCATCCACCTCATCCAGGTGGGCGACGGCGACGGTCAGGTCCCGCTGCGCAAGCTGCCGCGCACCGTGACCAAGCTGAAGGGCCAGCTCACCAAGGACGAGGTGGCCGTCGTGCTGCGCCGCGTGACCTCGCTGGGCGGCGCGCGGCTGCCCGTCCCGAAGGGCATCGACCCGATGCGCGCACGTCCCGACCGCAAGGGCATGCGCGGGCGCTGA